In the Caenorhabditis elegans chromosome X genome, one interval contains:
- the ZK899.6 gene encoding C2H2-type domain-containing protein (Confirmed by transcript evidence) — protein sequence MTPVTSIPHRIFDIWRTPININTCRSFLNIHKLQCSDCSSKFDSEIPFIQHIDECLENAKRDLNYHMHMHGNRLLMMTQRVSELYEASECKKCGMCMERFNEEAKVIIHSKQCTNYKSEYSTFIQNSKALFGNMLTSYDSLCNLFQYFETDERIIQIREDLKQPLPEGVIPNLEPVGPDLHFDELSEYFIEKYQDYMIDVSNMIDVVFVRYLIKKQKDERTGSIVYSFPTKRMSRSIDHMEDATDTETSDVSEDEQVEESDWDEYDSDKLDDGEEDINNEGMEIVYAADQEVNEESFEFEDFDEEMIDVETM from the exons atgactCCCGTCACTAGCATTCCTCAcagaattttcgacatttggaGAACTCCAATAAACATCAACACTTGTCGCAGTTTCTTGA ATATCCACAAGTTACAGTGCTCAGATTGCAGTTCAAAGTTCGATTCGGAAATCCCATTTATTCAGCATATTGATGAATGTCTCGAAAATGCAAAACGCGATTTGAAT TATCACATGCACATGCACGGAAATCGTCTTTTAATGATGACTCAACGTGTTTCTGAATTGTATGAAGCATCTGAGTGCAAGAAGTGTGGAATGTGTATGGAACGTTTCAACGAAGAAGCCAAAGTGATTATTCATTCCAAACAATGCACGAACTACAAATCCGAGTACTCAACgttcattcaaaattcaaaagctCTATTTGGAAACATGCTTACTTCATATGATAGTCTCTGTAATCTCTTCCAGTACTTTGAAACTGATGAGCGCATCATTCAAATTAGAGAGGATCTAAAGCAGCCATTGCCCGAAGGAGTTATCCCAAATTTGGAGCCTGTTGGACCTGATCTTCATTTCGATGAACTCTCGGAGTACTTCATTGAAAAGTACCAGGATTACATGATTGACGTTTCGAATATGATTGATGTCGTCTTTGTTCGTTATTTGATCAAGAAACAGAAAGATGAAAGAACTGGAAGTATTGTCTACTCTTTCCCAACTAAAAGAATGTCCAGAAGCATTGATCACATGGAAGACGCTACTGACACAGAAACTTCCGATGTTTCAGAGGATGAGCAGGTGGAGGAATCTGATTGGGATGAGTATGATTCTGATAAATTGGACGACGGAGAAGAAGATATCAACAATGAAGGTATGGAGATCGTCTACGCTGCTGATCAGGAAGTCAATGAAGAATCGTTTGAATTTGAAGACTTTGACGAGGAAATGATTGATGTCGAAACCATGTAA